DNA sequence from the Amycolatopsis sp. Hca4 genome:
CAGGTCGCCCAGCTTCCTCTTCTTCACGCGGAAATCTCCTCCACACCGGGTTCCACGCCGAGCACGTTGCGCTCGACCTGGGCGTAGTTCTCGATCTTGTAGTCGAGGATGTCGAGACAGCCCTGCAGCTCGGCGATCCGCTCGGCGACCGACCGGCGCTGCTCCACCAGCAGAGCCTTGCGCCGGCCCGCGCTCGCGACCCCGTGCCGGCGCAGCGACGCGTACTCGCGCATGCTCTTGATCGGCATCCCGGTGGTGCGGAGCTTGGTCAGGAAGCCCAGCCAGTTGAGGTCGTCGTCGGAGTAGGCCCGGCGGCCCGCCGCGTCCCGCGCGGGCGGGTCGAGCAGTTTGATGCGCTCGTAGTACCGGAGGGTGTCGATGGACAGTCCGCTACGTCGAGCGGCTTCCGCTATCGAGTAGCTCATGGCCCGACAGTACGACCTGGAGTGCACTCCAGGTCAAATCCGCTGCCTGGTCTTTCATAACAGCGTTCCGATACGCTGGGTGCATGGCGCGACCACGCACGCACGACGAAGCGCTCCGGCTCAAGCTGCTCGACCGGGCCGGCGAGCTGATCGCCGCCGACGGGCCGAAGGCGCTTTCCCTGCGCAAGCTGGCCGCCGACGCCGGGACGTCCACCACCGCCGTGTACTCGCTCTTCGGCAGCAAACCCGATCTGGTGAACGCCCTCTACACCGAGGGCTTCCGCCGGTTCGGCGCCCGGATGGCCGGGACGCCGCTGACCGGTGACGCGGTCGAGGACCTGGTCGCGCTCGGCAGCGCCTACCGCCGGAGCGCGCTGGCCGACCCGAACCTCTACGGGATCATGTTCACCAAGTCCGTCCCCGGCTTCGAGCCCAACGAAGACGCCGAGAAGCTCGCCCGCAAGACCCTGGAACCCCTGGAGCGGATCATCCGCCGCGCCATCGCCGACGGCGTCTTCCTCGACGTCCCGCCGGAGACGGTCGCGGTCGGCTGCTGGGCCATCGTCCACGGCCTGGTGTCGCTGGAGCTGACCGGCAACCTGCCGGAGGAGTTCGACGTCACGGGCGCGTACGAAGCGGCTCTGCGCGCAAACGCCTCCGGCTGGCTGCGGCCTCAGAGCAGCGGCAACGTCCCGTCGTAGACGACCGCGCCCTTCGCGTCCCGCGCCACCACGCGCGCGGTCGCGTCCGGCACGTACCGCTCCTTCGGGATCCAGGTCGAGGCCATGCCGTCGACGACGTCGGCCTCGACGCTGCTCCCGGTGCCGAAGTCGACGGCCGCCTTCGCCGCGGTCAGGGGCAGCGCCAGGACGAACGGCGTCCGCGACTTGCCCGGCTCGCCGCCCGCTTCGACCGCGCCCAGGGTGCTCACCCGCAACGCCCGCACCGGCGCCACCGGCCGCGGGGTGAGATCGGGGTACAGGCGGAACCTGCTCTTCCCGGGCCGCTGGTGGTCGGGCTCGGTCGTGCAGACCACGACCCGGTCACCGCGGCGGCCCGGGACCACCTGGTAGCCGTCCGCGTCGAGCAGCGGCCCCGGCGCGTAGCCCGCGGCGTCGGGGACCACCTCCTCGGCGGCGGCCAGGCACTCGCCCAGCGCCCGCCCCGCCGGGGAGGTCCGGTCGGCGGTCACCGGCCGGTCGACGACTGAAATCAGCGATGCCGGCGCTTCGGGCAGCTCGACCCCCTTCTGTTCCGGAGGGTTCGAGAGGGTGAGCTTCGTCCGCGCCGGGTCGGTCAGGGTCATCGCGACGAACTGGCGGCTGACCGGGGAGAACCGGATGTCCTGCGACGCGGCGTCCCCGTCCTCGGTGCGCGACTCGAGGGAAGCGCCCTCCGCGCCGGGCCCGAGGAGCCCGCCGACCACGCCGGTGGCGCTGTGGAACAGCAGCTGGAAGTTCACCCCGGGCACCGTGGCCGGCGCGGCGCTCGGATCCGACAGCGTCACGGTCGTTTCGGTCGTCTCGCAGAACATCGGCTTGCTCGCCGC
Encoded proteins:
- a CDS encoding MerR family transcriptional regulator, coding for MSYSIAEAARRSGLSIDTLRYYERIKLLDPPARDAAGRRAYSDDDLNWLGFLTKLRTTGMPIKSMREYASLRRHGVASAGRRKALLVEQRRSVAERIAELQGCLDILDYKIENYAQVERNVLGVEPGVEEISA
- a CDS encoding TetR/AcrR family transcriptional regulator; the encoded protein is MARPRTHDEALRLKLLDRAGELIAADGPKALSLRKLAADAGTSTTAVYSLFGSKPDLVNALYTEGFRRFGARMAGTPLTGDAVEDLVALGSAYRRSALADPNLYGIMFTKSVPGFEPNEDAEKLARKTLEPLERIIRRAIADGVFLDVPPETVAVGCWAIVHGLVSLELTGNLPEEFDVTGAYEAALRANASGWLRPQSSGNVPS